One Pirellulales bacterium DNA segment encodes these proteins:
- a CDS encoding efflux RND transporter permease subunit, translated as MFAKFFIERPIFAWVISIVILLLGGVAVISLPVAQYPNITPPSVQVTASYPGANAQVVADSVAAPIE; from the coding sequence ATGTTTGCCAAATTCTTCATCGAACGCCCGATTTTTGCCTGGGTGATTTCGATTGTCATTTTGCTGTTGGGCGGTGTGGCGGTCATTTCGCTGCCGGTGGCGCAATATCCCAACATTACACCCCCCAGCGTGCAGGTGACGGCCAGCTATCCCGGCGCCAACGCTCAAGTGGTGGCCGACAGCGTGGCCGCGCCCATCGAACA